Below is a genomic region from Phragmites australis chromosome 20, lpPhrAust1.1, whole genome shotgun sequence.
gaaaagaaatgaggtggagaaagagaaagaagacaAATCCCTGCATGATTTCGTTGCGTCCTGTCACTGGAGTTAGTACTAACACTctgtaaggccatctccagcaaatttgcagattctgtagctgtactgttcatagaggctGACAACGAGActgaagagagaaaaagagaagtagaaagtagaaaatagggtagctgctggagataaaaaaataagtgatactgtaatagtgataggggatgctgtaattgtatttttgagaatgaaaatttaaaataactACTGAAGATGACCTAAGTGTTAGATCCACTCGCCCAAGAAAAAACTTGATATGGCCTAATGGCTAATGGCCTGTTTGAACTACTAAACACGGTCAACTCTAACATGTTGAGGTAGTACGTACCAGAGTCTAATTTATTCGAGTTTTTTTCATACGTAACAAGTTAAAGTAAGATCTGGTATGAGAAATTATAAATAGTAAAATTCgtataaattttgaaatatatgCTTTCTTATCTAAGAGCTAGCACTAGCTCTAATTATTGGAGTCCTCTAGCAAGCCCCACCTCAACATATTagctataaaaaatataaataacggAATCgtataaatttaaaaaaatatgctcaAGGTAACACTAGCTCTAACTATAAGATGGTCTTAGAGTTACTCCACTATCGACTGACAACTGGGCCCCTGTCAGAACAACAAACTCGACGGCGGaaacccccacccccacctcgCCACACCGACGCCGCGCGATGCCCGCCGCCAGTCACCCACCCACCAACCCAGCAGGCCCCAGCGCGCGCGGCGGTACAGGATGCAGTCCACATCATTTACCACCGCGTGAGCCGGCGGCACCCTCGGGCGTCGCATCCGGAAGGGGTGTGTGACTGTGACACAACTGtgactctctcactctctcactctacTCTGTGTGCTCGCTCCTGCCGGTGGCCGCCTGCTTCCTTGCTTGCGtcgatcttcttctccttcccctGCTTCCACTCCGActccttcccctccctcttGGCTCGGTCCAGTTCAATGGCGGTGGACCCGCGGCAGGTGGTGGCGGGGTTCCTCACCCTCTCCATGTTCGTCATGCTCGGCAACATGATCAAGCACGACCACTTCTCCTCCGGCTCCGGCACCGAGGTAGcatctctcctcctcctcctcccctctcgCCTTCATTTTCTGGCCCTTGGTCTCTGGCTTGCTTGTGATGGCCAGTGGCGCCCTCTTGGTTCTTGATTTGGTTTCCGTTGTGAGAATCGATCGCTTGTTTCTAGTAATCTGTGTCGTTGGTCCTAAAGGGGGCGATTGATTTGCTTGCTGGTCTGATCTGTAGAGTGTGGTGTGTGAATTAGGATTGAGGTTTCCATTTCCGTTTGATTCTTGCCAAATCTGAAGTGATTTGGGGATCTATTGCTGAAGAGGGATCTCGCACTGTTCTGTGACCTTGACTTTTAGGGCATAGCTGGGGTTTATTATTCAATTCCAGTCCATTAGCACGTTGGCCAATGGCTATTAGCTAGACAGTCAAAAGAATCAGAAGCTCGGTATCTGTAAAGTGTAAACAATAGTACATTGCGAGCTTCCCCAAAAAGGCCCGTTGGTGGGGGCCGCATCATTGATAAACAAACACCTATTGCAAAGATATAAAGCAAAAGGAGGAAGCCATCATTCTTAGATTTCTTTACAAAAAATCACTATCCTTAATCACATTTTGAAATTTGAGCTAGCGCCCTCAGTCTCTCCAGGAAAAAGCAAACAGATATCCTGAACTAGCCGGCTGCATCTAGTATGCCAAACTGCTGAATTATTGCATAGTCTCGGGAAAAGGGAGCTGTTATTGATATCTGATCAATCAGGGTCATTGGAAAGTTCAGCTTTTTTCCCAACTGATTCGGGCGCTGTAATTGATCCCAATTTCCAAACAGCTGGTTTTGGATGCAACAGGAGAGGAGTTCAATGCAGCGAAGGTTGCAGACGATGCTGAAATGACCAATGCCAATAGGGTTGGAGTGGAGCACCAAATGGAGGCTGACGAGGAGATGAAACCTTGTTGGACCAAACCAAGTCCAAGTAAGTAATGCCGTGTTCTTATATTTTAGTAATTCTTTATATCCGAACCTTTCCCTGAAAAATGTGGTTACTGATACTAATGATATCTGCAGAAGTCCAGCCGTCTAATGGTTTTGTTACATTATCGCTGACTATGGGCCCTGAATATCACATCTCACAGGTGAGCCTCTAACTATGAGCTTGTTGGCATAACTGATTATAGAAGCAAAAACTAGCAGTGTGCCTGCACATTCTGTTTGACTGAATTCCTGGAGCACCACCTCACAATTTTCATCTGCAGATTACAGATGCTGTGGTTATTGCAAGGTATCTAGGTGCGGCACTTGTACTTCCAGATATCAGAGGAAATGAATTAGGAAATAAGCGGTATGTTTCTTGAACAAGGAAACAATTTTCCAGTTCCTTAAGATAAATCCTCTTGCAGATAAGTAAACACTGAAAATTTATGTGTTTACTATATGAGCCTCTAGCCTCTAGGTATTTAGAATTGCTTTCACAAATGTGACAATTTTTGTCTATATCAACTAATGGCATAAGTTGTTTAAACAGAAAATTCCAAGACATGTATGATGTGGATAAATTCATGAGCAGCTTGGATGGTGTTGTCAAAGTAGTACACGAACTACCTGATGAAGTGAGTGCTAAGAAGCCAGCGGTTATTAGAGTACCAAACCGGGTGACCGAAGGCTTCATCACAGAAACCATTCAGCCCATCTTCCAGAAAAATAATTACTTAAGGCTTGCAGTTGTTTTCTCTTCAATAAGTTTAAAACCAAACGAGACGGATAACAAGGACTTGGATTCAACTGCTTGCCTTGTAATGTTCAGTGGCCTCGAAATGAAACCTGAATATTCTGAAGTGGCCAAACAGATGTTGGGCAGGCTTAAAGAATTAAGCAAGAAATCAGATGGGACGGTCTTGGCAATCGATATGCGGACTGATTTGCTAGGAAAGAAGAGTTGCAAAACAAATGGAGGCGCTAGAAGAAAAGGCTGTTATAACCCTCACGAGGTTCTGGGTTTCCTGAAGAATGTCGGCTTCTCTGCTAATACAACCATCTACTTAACTGAGACGTGGTGGCACAAAGGCCTGAATGCTCTGAAGGAAGCATTTCCAAGCACTTACACCAAGGCAAGGAACTTACCACTCATTTGATTCATGTCAATTACATTCTGTTTTATCCCAAGCAATTCGTCCTAACTGCTACACAGTGAAAGATAATGTCTTGTTGCCTTGCCATGATGTATTAACTGACATAAAAGCTAGTCTTATACTGCATAGGAAAACACTCATAAAGTTCAGGTGATCCACCCAATTTGATCATTGCCTTGCGTTTCGGACTTCATCCGCACAACCATGTTTTGGAAGCAAATTGAGCTGCACAATTTTGTGTTTCTGCAGGATGACATAATGCCAGCTGAGAACAAAGGCGAATTCCTGAAATCCGTCAACGCAGACCTAGCGAGAGCTCTGGATCTCGAGATCTGCTCCCAGAGCGACGTATTTGTCCCTGCTATCGATGGCCTGTTCTACGGGCATGTCACGGGTAAGAGGATTGCGTCGGGGCGGACCCAAATCCTTGTGCCTGCTCTGGCGTCCAGCGCTTCAGCTCAGGCTTCAGACTTCATCTCGACATACATCTCCAAGAAGAGCCACCTTGCCTACTCATGCTACTGCTAGTGTTGCTTTTGTACTGTTATTAATAAGATCGGCTGAAGTGGGCCGCTTGGCAGTGCTTTGGGCGCATATATAAGTACCTTTGTAGTACACTAGTTAAGGTTTTGTTTTGAGAAATATTAGCATATGCTGTATGTTGGTTACTTAATGTTGTTTGACATTGGAACAAATAGTGAGGACCATAGAATTGCAAGTGTGCTATGAAATGAATGTAAGGTTAGGCATGTGAAAAGAGTGTGCTTCATGTAACCAGTAGTGCTCATCACCTTCTGTCGGCTCACGAGTTGCCGTAGAAATGGCTCTGAAAATTTCCATAGAAATTGTGTACATGTGTCCGTGAGCGCTGCTGACCTGCTCTGTAGATCGCGACGACTGCATGATGTCGAGGAGGGCGACGCAGACGGCGAGGCATTGCGTTTCGTGGGCGGCCGCCGGCCGGGGTGCTTTGAGCTAGCGAAGCGCCGCGGTGGTCGCAGCGAAGGGGTCAGGGAGCTCCGCATCCACGAGCTCGAGCCCCCTGGAGGCGGCGCGGCGTGGGCGTTGGGCCCGGGGAGAACGATGCCGTCCGTCCACGACGCCGCGGTTGCCCGCTGGCTCCAGGTGGGGAAGGCCGAGCTCGCCGGTCGGCGGTTGCGGGACCCACCGTTGACCAAGTCAGTGGCGGCGCAGGCTTGCCAGTTGCCACGGTGGAGTGACTGAGAGATGTTTTGCGCAAGAGACCCTCCGGTTACTCGAAAATTCCTGTTGGACTCCCGGGACTCGGGTCGCGATTATTCATCGCGTACCCACACCTAGGCTACCGAGGTCCCTCCGATCACACCTAGACGGCCCAGATCGATACAAATGGAGGCGTGGAGGGAGGTTTTTAAAAACGGACCCTCGACTACGTATGAATATCGTTTAACCCATAATATATTTGGATCGCGATCAAGGGGCCTTCACGAACCGTCCGATCACACTTTCACGAGTAAATAAAATGTTTCTGGAGTACGATCCTAGAGGCCGCTCAGGGCCAGGGGATAACAAATGTTTCTAGAGAAATCGAAGGATTTTCAACCACAAAGATCAACGTTCTTCCCAAATAGTTCAAATGATCAGCGTCAGTCTGGGCGTTTGCAGGAGCGTGCCACCTTAGGCAACTAGTAATATTGTGAGAATATCCGTCATGTTGCCTTTTAAGATTCCTAGTAGCTAAGCGGGCTATGTGAGCTCCTCACTTGTATTTTTGCCATAGCTCCGTACTCAGTTCGTCGGGCTCTTTCTTCTAATTAATATAACGAACAGCTCTTCTGCTGGTTCTTTTAAAACACGATAAATTAAAATCGGTTAGGAAGAGCTCTCAGAGCAGCTTATCGGTTGGAATCAGAGGAACTCTGTCAAACAGCAGCTTTAAGTTTTTAACTCAGTAGaatccgtgggagtgattctctgaaataaactagaaactaggagctgaaaaaaatagCTTCCTCTGATTCACTTCTCCAGAGAATCAatttcttcatatattttattttaaataatcaCTTTTAGGTACAGAAtcaatttctctaaaaaatcaCTTTCTACAGAGAATTTAGATCGGAAACAGCTCTAACAAACAACCCTTAGTCTCAACAAATGTGTGAGGAATTTGAAGGGTGACACAGGCATAGACGCATAGTGATCTTCTGCACAGCACTGAACAATGCGAACCGGTTCTCTCTTATTCTTCTGGATCATATATCTGCAGGGAATGCACGCCCTGGCTGTTAGCTGAAACTCCTGCTGAGAAACATAGCCTGGCACAGCCTGCGACTGCTCCAGAAAATGCTGTTCAAACAAACGGAGCGGAGGTGCGTCCTAAACGCCTTTCAAGCTGCGGCGCTGCACTTGCTGGCGTACCTGCTAAATCTCAGCTCTTGCAGCCCTGCTCTTCATCTGCAAGATGCAATGCAATTCATGCAGGGGCTACTGTAAGGTTGCTGAATGCAGTCGACCGAAGGGAAACTGATCGATGGTAGACATCTACTCGTGTATTACCTTGGCGTGATCTTCTCCGCAAAGAACAATGCTTGAAGTAGTTCTGGAAAGGTCTGGCAGACACGAGAATGAATTTCCCAAGATACGTGAGAGGCCAACTGGGCAGGAAATGAATAGAGATCAGAATGTGGCAATGGAGGAGTTAAAAGAATCGAGGGTGACTGGGCTGTTGCCGTAACAGACCAGTGATTGAACTAGTAATTTGAAGGCTGGAAAATTGTAGTATAGCCAAAATTGAGGCATGTTCCGACTTGGTTACTGATATAAGGGAGAACACAAAATCAAGGCTTAGGTATTTTGGTTGATGTAAAAAATCCATGAATGCAAAAAATTGACATTCCCAGGTAGGTGATTGGTAATATGCAAAAAATAAATTGTTCCGGGCTAGGTCTTTCTAGACAATGAACTTGTCTGAAATGGGAAATAGATAAACAAATTTGCATATTGGAAGGgtattttgtatcatctcccAAAGCTATCACCTACGGTCCAATTCACCCTGTTCCTTATCTGGCTACAAGCCACAGCCGGTACCCAACAACTATGCTTGACGGCACAAGATGCTAGTATGCTACTATACAGGAGTAGTACAGTTCACGCAAAGTCCATGAGACCAGGACGACTTCTTTGCAGCCTAGTCCAAGGCATGGGAATATTACAGTGATAGAACCGAAAGAATATGAACAAGATGCTACAAATGTCAGGCTTGCAGTTGCCTAGAACTTCCTTGGGGAGACCTTCAGGCTCTTTTGGACCACGTCCAGCGTCACTGCTGTGATATGCTGTCCCTCTCTTACCCCGGCTGTCACTGAGGACCAATGCATATTCCGAATACCCATGTTCTCTTCGAAATTTCCAAGGATCTTAAGCTGTATAAATTGGCTGGCTAATTGCATGCATTTGCATTTACCACTTACTCTTGGGGTTGAGTGCATCTGATCGGATCTACTCGACACTTGTAGCTCAATAACAAGGACACTGACACTGTCCTTTTTGCTCTTCTGTTTCCTTTGGAAAACGGTTCGCTGACACTTGCTGCTTGTACATCTGGAGGGAAGAAAACTAATGCCCGGTCGTGGGTCAAACTCAATAATGGGAATCTCGAGGAGTGGTTGACTCTGGTCGTCTCAGCAAGTGAAGCCATGCCAGCACAAACGAGCAGCTGTAAGCCTGTAACTGTTTCCACAGTCCACAGATAGCATTGCCTGGAAATTGCGCATCTCAATCATACAGAACTTCCCAGACGCGACATGAAGAATAATCATGACAAAACTTTGTGCTGATGCATATTTTGCCTAATTTGACACGGGTGCAATAAGGTGAAACAGAGGTGCAGGCAACCCATTCCATGgtcatttttcaaaccaaaagcacaggaCTACAACAATGTACACTGGCGTTGTTTCAGCAACGCATGTATCAGTTGTACCAACAGCCATCCCGGTAGCAGCGGTGCATGTACTACATCCTGTCAGGAGACAAATTCTCCTCATGGTAATCAGTAATCATTATggtgtatcatcatcatcacaaatCAGGTTTGATACAGACCGCAAAATATGAACGCGTGAATCAGGCTCTGTGCCTTCTTAGTTTGTTCAGGATCCCCGCATATAACAATTGTTGAGTTTGTATCGCCAGGTTTCGGATCGTGAACTGTAATTGAAGCACCTGACATCTGAAAGGTAAACATTACTGAGAGAAATAGGAGTGTGAATACTCGAAAATGAACTACAATACCAAAAAACTAGCACAAGATATTTGTAGGTTTATCTGGGACTACAGAGACAAAAGTATCAAGATTTCACGAGAACCTTTTTAAGTGACTACAATCATATAAACAAATATGAACAAGTGGTGTGCATGGACTACATTCTCGCAAAAGGATAAACCAACATGGTGACAAGGGTTTTCACTCGATGATAGTAAGTCAAGAACAATGGCATATCCTTCTTGCTGTTGATGAGCACAAGGCAACAAGAAACAAGCGTAGGTTAACTGGATGTTAGATAAATAACAGAAGAGAGTAAGTACCTTTTTTATCTCTTCAAGATCACTGCCATTGGTCCCACAAACAAAACTTACATACTTGCAAGGAATAACAACTTCAGTTGTACTTGTTGGTGTGGCCACTTGGTTTTCACTGTTGACGAGAATAAATCAGACAATATCATACCCTTCTTTTAAGAGAATTTGCATtcagcttttttatttttgtgtttAAAGATGGCACCGATTATCTATGGCTTTAAGCCTTCTTCCACATACGCTCTAATACACCAACATTTCAAAGCTTTGGGTCATAACTAATCCTAGTTTTTATCCAGAGGTGTAAGGATTGATAGGAAAAAACTTGAATCAAACACTTGGCATTTAACTTACCTTGCTACTGCTCCCTTTCTGAAATCTGTGGCTGGTACAGCATCAGGCATGTTTCTTAGTGCTTCACTGTTTGTCTTTGGTGCCTGCACAGGATAAAGGACTTGATTCTGAGCAATTTAGCCAGTACATCCCCTCAATCAGAATGAAATGCAGTGTGAATACTAACATCCTAgtacaaattttaaaaactCCGATGATAGCCCTTCCAATTTCAGTTGCACATGTCAGAAGTTTGTAAAAGAGACATTCGTGAACACTATGAAACCAACAAACATGCTAAAGAACTTAAGCTTACTTTCTAACACCATTCCCTCTGTACTTGTCGCCTTTAtcagcaaataaataaatatgagCAGCTTACCTCAGGAGCCCAGGTTCTTGGTGGTGGTTGCTCTAGAAATGGCTGAGGGCCTCCTTGCTCACAACCATACGAGTATGACATCCTATCTGCACCCATATGTTCCATTGAATGTGGGGGAGGTCGTCGATGATCACCTGTATCAAAGGGACCCATAGGAGTATCAGCTCTGAAAGAATGCATAGGATATGGAGGCATGCCTCCACTGGGATGTGGCGGAGCTGGTTCTTGTCTTGATTGGTGAAGAGGGATGTTTCCAACAGGTGGATATGGAGGCATGCCTCCACTGGGGTGTGGTTTGGGAATGATGATGTCCCTAATCCTTCCAGTGATATGAATCAATGCATCTTGAATGGATTGGAAGCTACCAGTGACCTGTAAAAAGCACTCGAGAAATGACAATTTCATATGCATCTGCTAAAGGAATTCTCATTCAATGAATTGCTTTTTCCCTATTAGATTATTAGACATTTACTTGTTTACTATCTGATCAAACACAACTATGAATAATCAAGCACATTTTCCTTTAAATGGACACATCAAGTAACCAACTTAAGAGAGCTGATTGACTCAGACAATATTTAACAGTGTATCGTTTCCAAATGGAGGATCACTTGCAGCACAGAACAGGTTGGAACAGTTTCAAGAAAGAATTACAACATATGCAACAAGGATCTTTTTAGAGATTACAGTGTGTTACAAGTTTTGGAAAAAATTGAAGAACGAAGAAATCTATTCATTCAGGAAAGAAACTTCAAAAGAATCCTTAAAAAGCATCTTCTCAAGCTACTCAACTGTAAAAATGAGTATTGGCGGAAAAGATGTACTATCAGACGGGTTACTTTTGGTGATGAAAGCACCAAATTCTTCCATGCGGCAGCCACTGAAAGATTCAGAAAAAATTCTATCACTATCCTGCAAGCAAATGATGGCAGCCTCGTAAGTAACCATGAAGAAAAAGCAGCTATCCTATCCAATGCCTTCAAAAGCAGATGGAGTCTTCTGCTCCCTTGAAGTGCTCCCTGATCCTTTCTCCATAGATGAAATTAATATGGTGGTAAAAAATATGCTATCTGACAAATCTCCGGGCCTGGATGGGTTGAATGGCTTTTTCTTCAAAAACTGCTGgtaaatcataaaaaataacttCTACAGGCTTTGTGCAGACTTTTACAATGGGAACATCAATCTACAGGCTCTGGATAGCTCCTTCATCACCCTGATTCCTAAAAGTAATAACCCTGTCACTGAAAAAGATTTTAGGCCCATTTCCCTGCTCAATCGTGGCTTAAAGCTTATCACAAAATTGCTGGCAAATATACTGCAAAGGGTCATCATTCCCATCATCCACAGAAATCAATACGGCTTTATCAAGAGTAGAACAATTCAAGACAGCCTAGCTTGGACCTTTGAATATCTCCATCAGTGCCACTCCTCTACGCGAGCTAATCATCCTAAAGCTGGATTTTGAAAAGGCGTTCGACACTGTGGATCACAATGTCATTCTCATAATGTCTCGGAAACTTGGTTTCCCCACGCGATGGATCGGTTGGTTGAACTCCATCGTGAGTTCGGCTTCATCTTCCTTTCTTCTCAATGGCATTCCTGGACAAACTTTCAACTACAGGAGAGGGGTGAGGCAAGGTGATCCACTCTCCACTTCTTTTCGTGCTAGCTGCTGACTTATTACAATACATCATCAATGAAGGTCATGAAAGGGGTATTCTAAACAAGCCTATCCCAAGCAACGATAGTCAAGACTTCCCAATCATCCAATATACAGATGACACCCTGCTATTCATGGAGGGTTCACAACATCAACTCTTCTGTCTAAAAGGAATACTGCATTCTTTCTCAACTTCTACTAGCCTGAAAGTGAACTATGATAAATCTAGCCTTGCTCCCATTAATATGGGTCAAGAAAAGACCTCTCTCTTGGCAAGGGTCTTTGGTTGTGTGGTGGGCTCCTTCCCTTTCACCTATCTGGATTTACCCCTGGGCACAACTAGGCGTAAAGTGGAAGATCATGCACCTTTGATGAACAAGATTGAAAGGAGGTTATATGCTATTTCTAACCTTCTCACCATGGCGGGAACACTTGAAATAGTTAATTCAGTTATCTCAGCTTTGCCCACTTATACTATGTGCACCCTCCGACTTCCTTCAATTGTGATCCAAACAATAGATATAGCAAGAAAACATTGTCTTTAGAGGGGTGCTGACATTAACTCTTCTAAAAAGGCTTTGGTGGCTTGGGATAAAGTCTGCATGCCCAAAATGAAAGGTGGCCTAGGAGTTATTAACCTCAAAATTCAGAATGAAGCCCTCCTTCTTAAGCACTTGCATAAGTTCTACAACAAGCATGACCTCCCTTGGGTCTGGAATATCCATTACTTCAATGGTCCCACATCTAGATATGACAAAGGGCTCCTTTTGGTGGAAGGATATTTTAAAATCTGTCGATCACTACAGAGGCATTGCCAGTTGCACAGTTAGGAATGATGACTCTATCCTACTCTGGAATGACATCTGGAATAATTCCATCCTTAGACTTAGATTACCAAGACTGTTCTCTTATACCAAGAATGAAAATATCTCTATAGCAGAATTTAGACAGGACATGTCACACAGGCATTTTTTACACCCCTATCTCAGAACAAGCTTTCCAGAAATTCACAACTCTTACTTCAATCATGAATTCCATTCAAAGCAACCACAGCAACACAAATGTTTGGCAATATATCTAGAGCTCTGGAGATTACACAGCAAACAAGTTCTACAACCTGACCTTCAAGGGGATCCATCCACCTACGCCTTTCAGTTGGATCTGGAAATCCAAAGGTAGCTGAAAGCTAAAAGTCTTCTCCTGGCTGTTGTTCATGGATAGACTAAACACTAGAAACCTTCTGAAAAGGAAAAGGCTCAAAATTGAAGGAAATAACTACAATTGTGTGCTTTGCAATGATATAGTGGATAAAACAGCCTTCCATCTATTCTTTGGGTGCCCTTTTGCTACCAGGTGCTGGACTCATATCAACATGACTTGGGACAAGCAACTTCATTTCTTCCATATATTGAGCAAAGCCAAGAGAGATTTCCCTCATCCGTTCTTCATGGAGATATTTATTGTTGCAGATTGGTCTATCTGAAAAGTGAGAAATGATGTCATTTTTCGAAACTCGGTTGTTTCCTTCTCGGCCTGGAAAGTGTCCTTGTAAATGAGGTGTTTGTACAATCCTGTAGGTTGCTTCTGTCCTTGAGACCCCTTGTCTATTCCTGGCTCTCTTCGCTGCCTTAGCTCTCCTCTCCCTTTGTATAGCCCCTTGTTTTCGTTTTCCtgcttgtttttctcttttgttttttatttatttaacataTACCACAGTAGGGGGTTTTCCCTACTGTTTTCCCTCAAAAACATATGCAACAAGGCAAAAAAAtgcttttttttctcaacttAACGTGATAAAGATAATC
It encodes:
- the LOC133902267 gene encoding protein MANNAN SYNTHESIS-RELATED 1-like, yielding MAVDPRQVVAGFLTLSMFVMLGNMIKHDHFSSGSGTELVLDATGEEFNAAKVADDAEMTNANRVGVEHQMEADEEMKPCWTKPSPKVQPSNGFVTLSLTMGPEYHISQITDAVVIARYLGAALVLPDIRGNELGNKRKFQDMYDVDKFMSSLDGVVKVVHELPDEVSAKKPAVIRVPNRVTEGFITETIQPIFQKNNYLRLAVVFSSISLKPNETDNKDLDSTACLVMFSGLEMKPEYSEVAKQMLGRLKELSKKSDGTVLAIDMRTDLLGKKSCKTNGGARRKGCYNPHEVLGFLKNVGFSANTTIYLTETWWHKGLNALKEAFPSTYTKDDIMPAENKGEFLKSVNADLARALDLEICSQSDVFVPAIDGLFYGHVTGKRIASGRTQILVPALASSASAQASDFISTYISKKSHLAYSCYC
- the LOC133901580 gene encoding KH domain-containing protein HEN4-like isoform X6; the protein is MEIFTPAGAASSSSSSTPSTKRSTTMLRLLCPSSRASALRPARDLHVDQPPVGDEAVLTISGRDAPDAAVRAWERVVGHRVGGDEAGGGEEGEREVAGAVGCRMLAAGGQVGCVLGKGGKTVERMRQESGAQIRVFRNREQLPPCAAPGDELIHNSDMMHSPAQDAVLRVHSRISEASVDKSSSAPARLLVPSQHIGCLLGKGGSIIAEMRKVTGASIRIFANEQIPRCAQRNDEMVQDSDRIFSESFSGCRMEEFGAFITKSNPSDSTSFPPILIFTVTGSFQSIQDALIHITGRIRDIIIPKPHPSGGMPPYPPVGNIPLHQSRQEPAPPHPSGGMPPYPMHSFRADTPMGPFDTGDHRRPPPHSMEHMGADRMSYSYGCEQGGPQPFLEQPPPRTWAPEAPKTNSEALRNMPDAVPATDFRKGAVASENQVATPTSTTEVVIPCKYVSFVCGTNGSDLEEIKKMSGASITVHDPKPGDTNSTIVICGDPEQTKKAQSLIHAFIFCGLYQT